The Saprospiraceae bacterium genomic interval AACGGATGATAGAGCTTACCTGCAATACCAGGGTGCATGGTCAAACTTTTGATGGTATTGATCTTATTCTTGCAGCTCCTCATCTTAATGTTAGTTCCAACCAGGATGAAATCGTAAAGTTTGCTGATACTGTTTTGTCGCATAACCTAAAGATTGGATCTGTCGTGGCACCTATATGGCCATCTGCAGGCGGTGGCTCAGCGATGGGCTTTGTGGACGAACGAAAAAAATTTATAGCTGCGGTTCGGAATACTTGTGAATACTGTAAAATATTGAACAGACATGGTGTTCGGTCTTATGGCATCATCAGGATAGATTCTGCAGATAGTCCTGCATCCTGGTCAAAGGATAAAGCGGGCAATACAACATTGATTGCGAATACTTTTCGCGAAGCAGCTATTATCGCTGCTGATTATGACGAGAAGCTGGCAGCGGAAGGTGAAATCTGCTGGGCAGGCATGCATTCCTGGAAGGATATTCTGGATCTTTTGGAAGAAGTTGGCAAGCCGGAATACCTGGGATTTCAGGCAGACCTTGCTCATACTTATTTATATTTACGAGGGTACAATGCATCCGAGCATGCTTTACTTACTTCTAACTATTCTACAGAAGAGTTTTGGCAGGCTTATCAAAAGATGACCGAATTATTAGCCCCATGGACCCTGGATTTTCATATTGCTCAAAGTAATGGGACTGTCTTTGGAAGCGGCTTGCATGATATCACCGGAAGGCACGTACCTGTCAATGCTCCTGATGGAAAATTGGATATCATACGCTGTTGTCGATATTGGTTATTGAATAAAGAAGGACATCTTAGAAATGGTATTCGACATATTTGCTGTGATGGATGTATGTTTCCCAATAGCATGTTGGAATCATCTGACACCTGGACGGCCGTATTAGAAAAAATGATTGAGGTAAGAGAAGACCTCCAGCAACTTAAAACATTCAACTGAACTCAGCAATGAAAAAGAACCGGAGAGCATTTATCAATCAATTGACTACCATGAGTACCTTGCCTTTATTAGTTAAAAACCCGGAAGATATGTTGACCCACTCTGGCCTGCGGCCAAAAATTGGTTTTAATCTATTAGCCTGGTCCGCCGTGATTTCGGATAAATTATATCCCGTGGTAGATAAATTAAAAACCCTGGGCTATGATGGGGTAGAGTGTGCGATGGACGAGAGAAATAAAGCAGTATATAAAACATTTGGCAACCATATGGCTGATTTAGGTTTGCAGGCTACTGCCGTGTTAGCAGTAGGTGCTGATGAGAATCCTGTCAGCACTTCGGCCTTAGTCCGGGCGAAAGCGTTAGACCGATTGAAAGGTGCTATAGATTGTGCTCATGAACTTAATGCAAAAAATATCTGCGGTCCTTTTCATTCTGCGTTTGCTACGTTTACCCGAAAACCCCCGGAAGAACAAGAATATGCCTGGAGTGCTGAAGTGCTACATGAGGCTGGGGTATATGCGGCTTCGGCTCAAATCACACTTACCCTGGAAGCGCTCAATCGATTCGAATGTTATTTATGCAACACGATGGATCAATTGAGCAAATTGGTAAATCAAGTGAATCATCCCAATGTAAAGGCCATGTTCGACACCCATCACGCCAATATGGAAGAAAAAAAGTTTGCTGCAGCCTTAAAAAATATAGCACCACTGCTGGGCCATGTCCACATCAGCGAAAATGACAGAGGTACCCCCGGTGATGGACATATCCCCTGGGACGATACCTTTGCTACACTCGCTGCTATCAGGTACAAAGGCTGGCTGACGATAGAAGCTTTTACCCGCAATGATCCTAATTTTGCCAACGCGATCAACGTATGGCGCGAATATTCTAAACCATGGGATATGGCGGAACATGGGATTATTTTTATCAAGAGGATGATTAAAAAGCATCAATTGTAAAAATTTTATCCCTAATCCATGATTAATAATTCAATCAGGTTTGGTGCAGAAGTATATACCTGGTATATGCATGAGAATGGTCTTACTCATGCCGGAAAACTAGGTCATATGATTGAGATCACTGCCCAGGCAGGATTTAAAGGAATAGAACCTATTCATTATTGGATGGGAAATTTAAAAGATCCTGCAAGACTCAAAGACAAGCTGGCTGAACACCGTATAGCTTTGGCAGCCATAGCCCTTTGTTTAAAATGGAATGATCCAACCATTACTGAAGACGAAAAAAGAGAGACTACTGAAACAATTGAATTGCTCCGTCAATTCCCCGGAGCCTTGCTGTGCTTGGTTCAGATTCCTTCCGGTCGTCATGCTGTTCAGCAGCGGAGAAAACAATTATTGGAACATCTTCATTCGACAGCAGCCCAAGCGGCCAATCACGGGATTCCTTCTTCTTTTCATCCTAATTCACCGCACCATTCGATTACCCGTACTGAAGAAGATTATGATTTCCTGTTAGGCGGCCTGGATCCCACGGTTTGTGGATGGACTCCGGATGTAGGTCATATCATCAATGGGGGCATGGATCCCTTACAAACTATGAAAAATATAAATCATTGATCAATCATGTGCATTACAAAGATTGGGATGGCCAACCTGAGTTTGCCTTAATGGGTCATGGCAAGGTAGATTTTGTGGGCATCACCCAGTGGCTAGAGGAAATAAAATATAAAGGCTGGATCATATGTGAAGATGAAGGAAACGAAGCTTATGATCATCCCGACCAGGTGACTTTACATGATGGTGCCTGGGTGAATAATAATTTAATACAAATCTGAGGTAGCATGGCATATATCCTTACCAACGGAATTAAAATGTATTATGAGGTGCATGGCGAAGGCCCTCCCTTATTACTGATTATGGGCATTACGGCCCCCGGAGCTGTGTGGGAAAAGCACTTAAACTACTGGAAAAGCTTTTTTAAGTGTATCGTAGCAGATAATCGGGGTGTTGGAAATTCTGACAAGCCCCCTGGTCCTTACAGCACTGAGCAAATGGCAGAGGATTATCATGGATTATTGGAAGCGCTGCAGGTATCTAAAGTAAGAGTAGTGGGGGTTTCTATGGGTAGCACCATCGCCATGCAATTATGCTTACGACATCCGGACGAAGTATCCTCCATGGTGTTGATGTGTCCCTGGGCCAGGTGTGATAGAATGGCAAGATCTATTTTCGAACATATGATTGCAATAAAGGGTAAATTGACTCCTGCTGAATTTGCCCGGTATATCCAATTGCTCATTTTTCATAAATCAAGCTGGGATCATGACGATGTCTACCAGGAAATGATAGATGGCCGATTAGCTGCCCAAGAGGATGAAAGCCCTCAGCCTTTTCATGCCTTAGAAGCCCAGGCTATAGCTTGTATGGAGCATGATGTGTTGAGTCAGTTGCACAATATTTTTCAGCCATGTTTGATCCTTGGAGGAAAGGCAGATATTTTTACTCCGGAATGGATGGCCAGGGAAGTTGCTGCAGCGATCCCGGGATCTGATTTACATCTTTATGATCACAGTGGGCATGCGTTTCATTGGGAAAATTTGGATGACTTTAATCGACGAGTCAAAGATTGGTTATTGCATCATTAATCTAGGTCATTCCTATTAGATGATCCTACTCTTGTATTATAGGTGATGTATGATCTATCTCCAGATTATTTTCGTTTAGAAATGTCAGATACAAAAAAAGAATAAGAACCTGATCCTACTTCGAATATAGATTCATTTGAACCGGATGGAAGAGACCTAATCCTTTTGGTCTGAGACACCTGATTGCCTCCTTCTGTAATTATAGCGCCCGGACTGGCTGGGAGATAAACGATGGCTGTTGTATTTGATGGCACTTTAATATCCAGGTGTAACCCTTCTTGTTTTTTTCGCCATGAAGAAGCAATGGTTCCATGTATCGTATTCACAGAGGCACTCACCCAATCAAGGTCATTCCCTGGAATATAAGGTTTGACGATAAATTTTTTAAATCCTGGACAGCTTTCATCAGGATTAATTCCAGCCAATACATTGTAAAACCAGGGATCGATGGCAGCCCCTAACACTAAATGATTTTGTGATCCTCCATCGGTCCATTTCTCTGTAATGGTTGTGCGTCCGTTCCTAAGAGAATAGCCCCAACTGGGAAAATCTTTCTTGAGAGCCAATTTCCACACCAAGTCTTCTCGGCCTTTTTTGGTGAGCAAGTCTACCAAGTATTTCGTTCCCATATAGCCAGTGGACAAGTGGTCTTCATGTTTCTCTACAATATCATTTATTAGTGTACTCATAACGGACCTTTCTAATTCTTCCGGAACCATATCAAAAAAAAGAGGCCACGTTTGAGCGGATTGCGACTGGTCATCATAGTATCCTTCTTTTTTGTTAAGAAATCTACGGTTGAATGCATTCAATATTTCGCTCCTCAATAAATGAAATTTTTCTGCGTGTTCTTTTTTTCCCAGCACGCTTGCTATTTTTTCCATTATTTGTACATCATGGTAATAGAATGCGGTACTTATAGATAAAGGTAGCCCGGACCTGCTACGATACCCTTCGGCTAATGAAAGATGGTCTCCCCATTGCGATTGCTGTAGATAACCAATCAGATTTGGCTCAAGTAATGTATCATTGAAAAGGGGATTGCCGCCACTTTCTTTTGGCTGAATGTCTGAGTTACCCTGTCTTGCCAGGTAATTCATATATTTTAAAATAGCCTCATAATTCTCTTTGAGCACAGCGGTGTCCCCACAAAAAATGTATAGATACCAAGGCATGATTACAAATGAGGAACTCCACACCATATCCTCCTCTATTCCTGCACGGGGGACTATAAAGCTTACACGACCTTGACGATCCTGCTGGTCTCTATAATCCCTTAACCATTTTGTATATAATTTCTGGATATTCAAATTCAGCATTGCCTCCTGGGAAGACATCAGTACATCAGCGCCCCATCCCTGTCGTTCAGGCCGTTGGGTATCATCAGTCGGAACCCCCATCTGTACATTACATCGTTGGGATTGAACCATACAAAGGTGAATGCGGTTGATAAGGTCATTGCTGCAGGTAAAGCTACCGGTAGGAGCAACGCTGGTATGAACAAACCGACCCTCCAGGGTTTCCAATGAGGGGGTGCCGGAATACCCAGTTACTTCAATAAACTGAAAACCATGATAGGTAAAACGGGGTTCGAAAATCTCCTCTCCCTCACCTTTTAGAATATAATGATCTTCCTGAAGGGCAGCATTTGAACTGGAAGGATCAATCATTCCATTGACATGAATCTTCTCGGCAAATCGCAATTTAACTAGGGTGCCTGCAGGTCCCTTCAGTTTAAGTTTCACCCAGCCGGTAATATTCTGTCCAAGGTCAAAAACAAAAGTATCTCTTTTTGGTTTTGTGAATCCTACGGGGTTAATGATTTGGGTTACTTTGCCAGGCTCGTGCATGGATGACGAAAGTTTTCCGCCAGGTGAGGGCACCGAATTAGCCGGACTCCATGACCGGTCATCGAACCCAGATTTGTCCCAGCCCTGTTGTTCTAATCGGGCATCATAATGTTCACCATCAAACAGGCAATTAAAGGTAATCGGTCCCCAGGAAGATTTCCAGTTTCGGTTTGTTATTACCTGGGATATGCTACCATCAGAATATTCTATCATTAGCTGAAGGATTACACGAGGTGATCCGTACCATTGCATCTGCCAACCCCAGTATTTCTTTTGGCCATTAAACCAGCCATTGCCCAGCATAATCCCAAGAGCATTGATCCCTGAATTCAGTTCGGAAGTTACATCATAGGTATCATAAAGGATGCGTTTGCGAAAATCGGTCTTTGACGGAGTAAGGACATTTTGTCCAACCTTTGCCCCATTTAAACGGAGTTCATATAATCCCAGGCCAGAAATAAATAACCTTGCTCGGCGGACTTTTTTTTCAACCCGGAATTCATGGCGAAATAAAGGAGACCTGGATTCAGGAATAACTTTTTGTACTTCTTCTGACCAGCTACGGGAAGTGAAGGTATTTACATCAGCCCGTATTTCGCCTGGCTCCCCCCTGCCTATCCAATCTGCTGTCCAGTCCTTCTGATCAAATAATCCGGTGTTGAAAGTGCCGGTTTTTCCATAGGGAAGGATCTTACCCGAATCCTCCCTGATATGTACCTTCCAGTAATATTCTTTGTTGCTTTCAAGAGGAAGCCCTTGATACGTGATATGAGCTGATTGATCTGAAGCCACCCAGTTTGTATTCCACATATCGCCTTTCTCAGTATTAATCATGTCCATGCTTGACGCCACCAGTATCTGGTAAGCAGTTTGCCTGCGTGCCCTACCATCCAATTCAACAATCCAGGTAAAACGTGGCTTTGGTATATCCAGAGCTATAGGGGCCGGATCATATTCGACCATGAGACCATTTTCAGGCATTTTCAACAACCATTGCTTGTAATTCTGTTTCATATTTTGCAACTGAGAATCTAGTGCCGGCATGTTTTGTCCGAACATTCGGACAGAATAAGTCAAGGTAAAAAGTAAAATGCCAAAGGTCAAGCGTTTAATGAACCCATCTAGTGTAAATGATATCTTTTGTTTCATTCCGAATTATTGTTAAAGCTGAACGAGTATCAAGTTAACCATATTATAGACATTTTCTCCATAAGGACGCAACCAACACGGCACAGAGCGACGCAGCAAAGCGATTTTGTGTATTAAAATTAACCAGATTTTTTCGTAGTGACTTTTGAGTCGTTTTGGAAAATCTCACCAGCCCCCTAAATAACTGGACAGGGTTTAACTAAAAATAGTTTTAAGACCTAAATTTCTTAGATCATGAATAAAGGCAGAAAAAATTGGAATCCCAAAGAGAAGCTATAAGTGCTTACGTATCTTCACAAAAATAAGATCTTAAGAAAAATAGGTTACTAAAAGAGATTAGAGAATTAAAAGCTAAAGTATTAAAGTGTCGTGGGAATAATACAAAAAGTAACTTGGTAATACATTTCAATATATATCATTTTAAATCTTTCAAAGGAAGTTGGGGAGACGGCACGTAACCTTTTTCAATGAGATCAATAAATCCTAAGAGTGCACCCCAATTATAAAATGCATCACTCCAAGTTTCGGCTTCACCTCCTCGTCCGTTATCGGCATGATAATTTTCGCACACATGACGCTCCTCCAGCCAGGTTTTCAAAAGCAGGTTTTTGGATTTTTCGACCAGGTCTTTTTTGGCATCAGGCAAATCGTAATTTCTCATGCCGAGGTACACCAGGAAATTCAGTGGTGCCCAGATCCTGCCTCTCCAGTAATGGTTGTCTTTATACGCTGTGTCATTGCGGGCAATGGATGGCATGATATAGTCTCCCCAGAATTCATCAGCATTATAAAAATGTTCCTTGATCATCCGCGAGGCTTGATCCTGATCCGGTACTTTAGCCAACAGGGGGTAAAATAATGTTGGAGATAATCGGTAACTGAATTGTCCGGTGACCAGGTCCTTATTCAAGTATAGGCCAAATTGATCGACCCAGAGTGTTTGAAGCTTTTTTGAATACTTCTCAGCCCTTGCTGCTAATTCTTTTGCATCATCCGTTTTTCCCAAAATATCAGCTATCTCAGCCAGACTCCGACAATCGGCAATGTAAAGGCTCATTAAACCCACATCCGCTAGTAGCATACGATGGCTGGTGGTATCAAAGACCGCATCGTCCCACATCGGAGAATTATCCATTCCAGATTCCCATTTAGCTGCCTTCATTTTTCCAGATTCAGTTGCCGAACGGGATTTACTATTGCCATAATCATAAGGATCAGTACCATGTACAAGGTATCCATCAATATCTCTGTTAGCCGCCCGCCAACGGTTCCAGCTCAGTAATTCATTGTATACTTCTTGCAAGAACCACTTTTCCTGATATTTTTTATAAATCTCCCTTACAACAATGGATCCGACTTGAGGCTCTGTACGGTCCTCACTCTTATGCCCGTGCTGAGTATTATTTGGAATAAACCCTTTTTTTGTAATCTCCTTTGTTATTGCAATCGCATTGGCATAAGCCAGGTCCTTGTTGTCCAGCGATAACATATATGCTGCAAAATAAGTGTCCCACCCAAATAATACCCAATCATTAGAAAACGTACGGCTCACAGGATTAATAACCCTATTGTTATTGGGATCAAAAATGGTTGTCCAGGCTAGTACAGTTTGCATTGCATCGAATACTTCCGGTGACTTACTATATTTCAACCTTTCAGATTCAAATTTCACTTTCGCTTTTTTAATAATATCCTCAATTTCTTCCTGCGACTTCCGCATGCCGGCAGATATGGCGATGTTTTTATCCAGAGCAACGTGTAAAGAGTTGGAAGTTGTGGTTGGTTTATTTTCATTGATATACACTTTAATTGTGCTCGACTGAGTTTGACCGATAATTACATTCTGATCGATTTTTATTTCAGCTTTTCTATCCCAAAGTACCCGGGGCTCAATTACCAGTGTATCTCGAGGCATTGATTTCAATGGGCTTATCAGTAGAAATAATTCATTTTTCAAAGCAGCGCTTTGCACCCTAAGTTTAATATTATGCCACTCTACTTCAAGTTCTGTATAAGATCCATCGTAAGCATGTGGTCCGGCAATAACCCTCTCTTTGCTTCCAAAATGATCTCTGCCAATTAAAGTTTCCTCAAGCACATTACCAGATTGGTCTTTTAGTGCAAGATTGATGGCAAAACATTCGGGCAGTAAGACATGCGACAATACGCTACGGGTATTCCAGGTATTCCAGCTCTTGCAGAGCCTGTCATTCATTTCGCTCAATTCCTTTCCTGTATAATTAACCTGCTTTTTCTCCAGATTACAGGAAACAAAGAATAGCAGTGTGAAAAAAATCAGAAAAATAATTTTCATTCTGTACATGCTCCTTAAAGTTTATTTTTTTAATAATTTCGGATACCTGCGTTTGATCAGTTTCAATTCTTCATGACTTAATCGCTCGATTTCAATGGGTTTATCCTGCGGGCGGGTTCCTTTTTGGTTCAGCCGATTCATTAAACTCCAATTGCGGATATGCTCTCCTGATTTTGGGTCAGGTGGTTCTTGAGCGCTCAGGTCATAACGGGTAAAATCTATTACTTTTTGAGGAGAATTATCTAACGAATTTTTTAAAAAGGCCAATCTGAAATCTTTGTTCATAAACCATCTGACTTCCAACGCAGAATCCGACCCGCAAATACCTGAGCCACGTTGGACAAATTGATAGTTTAGATCTTTATTATTTTTGAAGTGTTCCCTCCAGATCATTCCAAACTCTCCATGGGTGATACATGTAGCATTAGGCCAGCGCTTACGCATCTCGCTCAGCCATATCTCCATTCCTTCCATACCGTTGCGTCCGTTATAACCATAAATTTTTCTTGCTTCAACCAAGCTCATCTCCCAAGTACAGGTCACCCATGCAAATTTATTGAGCGCGAATCCTCTATCGAAATGCGCGGCAGTAGTGGCTAACATTTC includes:
- a CDS encoding TIM barrel protein, which codes for MWPGIVGKGQGTEEEAISLQRMIELTCNTRVHGQTFDGIDLILAAPHLNVSSNQDEIVKFADTVLSHNLKIGSVVAPIWPSAGGGSAMGFVDERKKFIAAVRNTCEYCKILNRHGVRSYGIIRIDSADSPASWSKDKAGNTTLIANTFREAAIIAADYDEKLAAEGEICWAGMHSWKDILDLLEEVGKPEYLGFQADLAHTYLYLRGYNASEHALLTSNYSTEEFWQAYQKMTELLAPWTLDFHIAQSNGTVFGSGLHDITGRHVPVNAPDGKLDIIRCCRYWLLNKEGHLRNGIRHICCDGCMFPNSMLESSDTWTAVLEKMIEVREDLQQLKTFN
- a CDS encoding sugar phosphate isomerase/epimerase, encoding MLTHSGLRPKIGFNLLAWSAVISDKLYPVVDKLKTLGYDGVECAMDERNKAVYKTFGNHMADLGLQATAVLAVGADENPVSTSALVRAKALDRLKGAIDCAHELNAKNICGPFHSAFATFTRKPPEEQEYAWSAEVLHEAGVYAASAQITLTLEALNRFECYLCNTMDQLSKLVNQVNHPNVKAMFDTHHANMEEKKFAAALKNIAPLLGHVHISENDRGTPGDGHIPWDDTFATLAAIRYKGWLTIEAFTRNDPNFANAINVWREYSKPWDMAEHGIIFIKRMIKKHQL
- a CDS encoding family 78 glycoside hydrolase catalytic domain, with the translated sequence MKQNYKQWLLKMPENGLMVEYDPAPIALDIPKPRFTWIVELDGRARRQTAYQILVASSMDMINTEKGDMWNTNWVASDQSAHITYQGLPLESNKEYYWKVHIREDSGKILPYGKTGTFNTGLFDQKDWTADWIGRGEPGEIRADVNTFTSRSWSEEVQKVIPESRSPLFRHEFRVEKKVRRARLFISGLGLYELRLNGAKVGQNVLTPSKTDFRKRILYDTYDVTSELNSGINALGIMLGNGWFNGQKKYWGWQMQWYGSPRVILQLMIEYSDGSISQVITNRNWKSSWGPITFNCLFDGEHYDARLEQQGWDKSGFDDRSWSPANSVPSPGGKLSSSMHEPGKVTQIINPVGFTKPKRDTFVFDLGQNITGWVKLKLKGPAGTLVKLRFAEKIHVNGMIDPSSSNAALQEDHYILKGEGEEIFEPRFTYHGFQFIEVTGYSGTPSLETLEGRFVHTSVAPTGSFTCSNDLINRIHLCMVQSQRCNVQMGVPTDDTQRPERQGWGADVLMSSQEAMLNLNIQKLYTKWLRDYRDQQDRQGRVSFIVPRAGIEEDMVWSSSFVIMPWYLYIFCGDTAVLKENYEAILKYMNYLARQGNSDIQPKESGGNPLFNDTLLEPNLIGYLQQSQWGDHLSLAEGYRSRSGLPLSISTAFYYHDVQIMEKIASVLGKKEHAEKFHLLRSEILNAFNRRFLNKKEGYYDDQSQSAQTWPLFFDMVPEELERSVMSTLINDIVEKHEDHLSTGYMGTKYLVDLLTKKGREDLVWKLALKKDFPSWGYSLRNGRTTITEKWTDGGSQNHLVLGAAIDPWFYNVLAGINPDESCPGFKKFIVKPYIPGNDLDWVSASVNTIHGTIASSWRKKQEGLHLDIKVPSNTTAIVYLPASPGAIITEGGNQVSQTKRIRSLPSGSNESIFEVGSGSYSFFVSDISKRK
- a CDS encoding alpha/beta hydrolase, giving the protein MAYILTNGIKMYYEVHGEGPPLLLIMGITAPGAVWEKHLNYWKSFFKCIVADNRGVGNSDKPPGPYSTEQMAEDYHGLLEALQVSKVRVVGVSMGSTIAMQLCLRHPDEVSSMVLMCPWARCDRMARSIFEHMIAIKGKLTPAEFARYIQLLIFHKSSWDHDDVYQEMIDGRLAAQEDESPQPFHALEAQAIACMEHDVLSQLHNIFQPCLILGGKADIFTPEWMAREVAAAIPGSDLHLYDHSGHAFHWENLDDFNRRVKDWLLHH